From a region of the Lactuca sativa cultivar Salinas chromosome 4, Lsat_Salinas_v11, whole genome shotgun sequence genome:
- the LOC111898668 gene encoding nuclear intron maturase 2, mitochondrial gives MNRRLTFFCHSILINTSKPTRKLVSINPRTNGFSLFRAFMYTSTQYNNNNNNNYRRVNTNTDPNDPSTLMKEDGVSVCSELWIESFRNPNQTITNLTNYLRRFELWVLAYQKVCADEMGAYMPRSSVQRSALEDLLALRNAVLDNRFRWGARLEFFIKSPKDKTEYESLSKRKIRAILTTTQPSPFQDRVVQEVLFMILEPVFEARFSEKSYAFRPGRTAHTALRVIRRSFAGYLWYIKGDLSTILDGLKVGMVISALMRDVRDKMVIDLIKSAMTTPVITSPPVEKKKTKRKYQKKKVLAEDEPKPDPYWLESFFGFAPEEAEKIPTWGHCGILSPLLANICLDELDRWMEGKIQEFYRPSKSDVIWNSPEGEVDQGNTSWPEFVPTSGPDKTRKIDYIRFGGHFLIGVRGPRADAAILRKQLIEFCDQKYMLKLDNESLPIEHITKGIMFLDHVLCRRVVYPTLRYTATGGKIISEKGVGTLLSVTASLKQCIKQFRKLGFLKGDRDPDPQPCFRMFHATQAHTNAQMNKLLSTMVEWYRFADNRKKIVNFCSYIIRGSLAKLYAAKYKLRSRAKVYKIGDRTLRRPLKEKKGQSPEYNNLLRMGLAESIEGLQYTRMSLVPETDYSPFPVGWKPDHEKALIEYIKLDDPKTLEQNRTSLIEEGLISPQDYISMLVWNYKRSAGINSELLVGSGVEKRVEEDEEENEESEEQLHVRNM, from the coding sequence ATGAATCGTCGTCTTACCTTTTTCTGTCACTCCATACTTATAAACACTTCAAAACCCACACgaaaattagtttccataaaccctagaacAAATGGGTTCTCGTTATTTAGAGCATTTATGTACACTTCAACAcaatacaacaacaacaacaacaacaattatAGGAGAGTTAATACCAATACAGACCCAAATGATCCTTCCACCCTCATGAAAGAAGATGGCGTGTCAGTTTGTTCGGAATTATGGATTGAGAGTTTTAGAAACCCTAATCAAACAATCACTAATCTGACTAACTACTTAAGGAGATTTGAGCTATGGGTTCTAGCTTATCAAAAAGTTTGTGCCGACGAAATGGGTGCTTACATGCCTAGAAGTTCAGTACAAAGATCAGCACTCGAAGATCTTCTAGCACTCAGAAATGCTGTTCTTGATAACAGATTCAGATGGGGTGCTAGGTTAGAGTTTTTCATCAAATCCCCAAAAGATAAAACCGAATATGAATCATTATCCAAACGAAAAATTAGGGCTATTTTAACTACTACACAACCAAGCCCATTTCAAGATAGGGTTGTTCAAGAGGTCTTGTTCATGATCTTGGAGCCTGTTTTTGAAGCTCGATTTTCAGAAAAATCTTACGCATTTAGACCTGGAAGAACTGCACATACTGCATTGAGGGTTATTAGGAGGAGTTTTGCAGGGTATTTATGGTATATAAAGGGAGATTTGAGTACAATTTTAGATGGGTTAAAAGTTGGGATGGTGATAAGTGCTTTAATGAGGGATGTCAGAGATAAAATGGTGATTGATTTGATAAAATCCGCCATGACTACACCAGTAATCACAAGCCCACCTgtagaaaagaaaaaaacaaaaagaaagtaTCAAAAAAAGAAAGTCTTAGCAGAAGacgaacccaaacccgacccatATTGGTTAGAATCTTTTTTCGGGTTTGCCCCTGAAGAAGCTGAAAAGATTCCAACTTGGGGGCATTGTGGTATTTTAAGCCCACTTTTAGCTAACATTTGTTTAGACGAATTAGATCGATGGATGGAGGGAAAAATTCAAGAATTTTATCGCCCTTCAAAAAGTGATGTCATATGGAATAGCCCTGAAGGTGAAGTTGACCAAGGTAACACATCATGGCCCGAATTTGTCCCCACTAGTGGGCCCGATAAGACCCGAAAAATCGATTACATTCGTTTTGGTGGCCATTTCTTGATAGGAGTTAGGGGCCCACGAGCCGATGCAGCCATTTTAAGAAAACAATTAATCGAATTCTGTGATCAGAAATACATGTTAAAGCTCGATAACGAAAGTCTCCCGATTGAACATATAACAAAAGGGATAATGTTTCTTGATCATGTTTTATGTAGAAGAGTCGTATACCCCACTTTAAGATACACTGCAACAGGTGGAAAAATCATAAGTGAAAAAGGAGTTGGGACTTTGTTATCAGTCACAGCAAGTTTAAAACAATGTATTAAACAATtcagaaaattagggtttttaaaagGGGACAGAGATCCGGACCCACAGCCATGTTTTAGAATGTTTCATGCTACACAAGCGCATACAAATGCACAAATGAATAAACTTTTGTCTACAATGGTGGAATGGTATAGATTTGCTGATAATCGAAAAAAGATTGTGAATTTTTGTTCTTATATAATTCGAGGGTCTCTTGCGAAACTTTATGCAGCAAAATATAAACTTCGTTCACGTGCAAAAGTTTATAAAATTGGTGATAGGACACTTAGGCGTCCATTAAAGGAGAAAAAAGGGCAATCACCGgaatataataatttattaaGAATGGGGCTTGCTGAAAGTATTGAAGGGTTGCAGTATACGCGAATGTCTTTGGTGCCTGAAACTGATTATAGTCCTTTTCCTGTTGGATGGAAGCCTGATCATGAAAAGGCGTTGATTGAATATATAAAGTTGGATGATCCGAAAACTTTGGAACAAAATCGTACGAGTTTGATAGAAGAAGGGCTTATTTCGCCACAAGATTATATTTCTATGCTTGTTTGGAATTATAAGCGAAGTGCTGGTATTAACTCGGAGTTGTTGGTGGGGTCGGGTGTTGAGAAAAGAGTagaagaagatgaggaagaaaATGAAGAGAGTGAAGAACAGTTGCATGTTAGGAATATGTGA
- the LOC111898684 gene encoding 10 kDa chaperonin 1, chloroplastic, giving the protein MASSSLLTLAKPFSSFSADLHSPSVSTKTTSLGLRRNSFKVNAIASKYEPTKVKPQADRVLIRLEELPEKSAGGVLLPKSAVKFERYLMGEILAVGSEVADLEPGKKVLFSDINAYEVDLGAVGRHCFCKEADLLAVVE; this is encoded by the exons ATGGCGTCCTCCAGTCTCCTTACACTAGCTAAACCCTTTTCTTCTTTCTCTGCAGACCTTCATTCTCCTTCCGTCTCTACGAAAACCACATCTTTAG GTCTACGAAGAAATTCCTTCAAGGTTAATGCAATTGCATCCAAATACGAGCCTACAAAG GTTAAGCCACAAGCTGATAGAGTGCTAATTCGTCTGGAGGAACTACCTGAG AAATCAGCTGGTGGAGTTTTGTTGCCTAAATCAGCTGTCAAGTTTGAACGTTATCTTATGGGAGAG ATTCTTGCAGTTGGTTCTGAGGTAGCAGACTTGGAGCCAGGGAAAAAG GTTCTTTTCTCTGACATAAACGCATATGAG GTGGATCTTGGAGCAGTGGGAAGACACTGTTTCTGCAAAGAGGCTGACTTGTTGGCTGTGGTTGAGTAG
- the LOC111898905 gene encoding putative invertase inhibitor, translating into MISPSSLLSFFIFLPLFLSINAKTLIHDTCEICSQQDPFVNYRFCTTSLQAASGSRHADIIELGKISIKLAYDNMTDTQSYIKKLLKNDIEKISSYMKLRLDDCHDLYKDSISDIKDATKYYNNKRYYEASLHMSSVMDATTTCEDGFKEKRMGLSPLTKRNNATFELAAIGLSIVRILQSDAN; encoded by the coding sequence ATGATTTCTCCTTCTTCCCTTCTGTCTTTCTTCATCTTTTTACCCCTCTTTCTTTCAATcaatgcaaaaaccctaatccatgacACTTGTGAAATTTGCTCTCAACAAGATCCATTTGTGAACTACAGATTCTGCACCACCTCTCTCCAAGCAGCCTCTGGGAGCCGTCATGCTGACATCATAGAGCTTGGAAAGATCTCGATCAAACTAGCATATGATAACATGACTGACACTCAGTCTTACATAAAAAAGTTGCTGAAAAATGATATCGAGAAGATCAGTTCTTATATGAAGTTGCGTTTGGATGACTGTCATGATCTTTACAAAGACTCTATCTCTGATATTAAAGATGCCAcgaaatattataataataagcGTTACTATGAGGCAAGTTTACATATGAGCTCGGTTATGGATGCTACTACCACTTGTGAAGATGGATTCAAGGAGAAACGTATGGGTTTGTCGCCATTGACAAAAAGAAATAACGCTACTTTTGAATTGGCTGCAATTGGGCTTTCGATTGTACGTATACTTCAAAGTGATGCAAACTAA